The nucleotide window GAGAACCTGTATGACGCTTCCTTTGTAGCCGAGCGGACTGTCGGTTTTGAAGAGCTGAAGGCCGGAGTCGCTTCCTACACCCCCGAATGGGCGGCCCAAATAACCGGGATCGACGCAGCGACCATCGCCCGCATCGCCCGGGAGCTGGCGGCGGCCAAGCCGGCGGCTGCCGTAGATCCCGGCTGGCATGCCGTTACCGGATCCCAGTACTACAACAGTGTCCAAACGGCCCGGGCCGTAGCCGCCCTGAACGCCCTTCTGGGTAACCTCGGCGCCAAAGGCGGCCTGAGCTTTCCTCCTACCATTAAATTCGGGGATCCCGGACCCCTTATGGGCCCCAAGCCCCCTGCGGCGGTGGCGCCGCGCTGGGACGGGGCCGGCGGTGAAAAGTGGCCTTTAAATAAAGCCCACGGCATAATTCAGATATTCCCCGAAAGGGTCAAGGAGGATAAACCCTATCCCGTTAAGGCAGTCGTCATCCAGCATCTCAACCCGGTACGCTCCAGCACCAACTCGGCGGCCTTTATTGAAGCCTTGAAGCAGTTAGAGCTGGTGGTCGCCATCGACATCCAGATGAATGATACGGCCTATTATGCCCATTATGTGCTCCCCGAAGCCACTTACCTGGAGCGCTATGACCCCTTGATGACGGCGGGCAACAAGGTGATTTTGCGCCAGCCGGCGGTGCAGCCCCTCTTTGATACTAAGGGAGCGGAGGAGATTATCGGTGGTATAGCCAAGGCGGCCGGTTTAGGGGAGTACTTCAACTTTACCCTCGAACAGTACAACGACGCCATGCTGGCTCCCCTGGGATTGACCCAGGCGGAACTTGCCCGTACCGGTGTGGCCGAAGTAGCAGCCCAGCCGCCCGATTACACCAAACTCAAGACGCCGTCGGGCAAAATCGAGCTGGCTTGTCAGGCCTTTGTCAAGGCCGGCAGCACCTTAACGCCGGCGTGGGAACCGCCTTTGGTGGAGCCGAAGGAAAATGAATTTCGTTTCATCCAGGGCCATGTGCCCATGCACACCCATACCACTACCGACAACAATGCCTACCTCCATGCCCTCATGCCGGAGAATGAACTCTGGATTAACCCGGCCCGGGCCGCCAAGCTGGGCATTAAAACCGGGGATGTTGTGGAAGTAACCTCCAAGGTAGGCAGCGTCAAGGTAAAGGCCCGGGTCACCGAGTGTATTCACCCCGAGGCCGTGTTCCTGGCCCACGGCTTTGGCTGCGGTGTCCCGTTGAGGAAACTGGCCTATAACAGTGGGGCCAACGGCGGCGCTTTAATCCCCATTATCACGGCACCGGTTTCCGGGGCGGCGGCCCAGTGTGAAACCCTGGTGACGGTGCGGAAGGCAGGGTGAGTGTAGATGGCTAAATACGGAATGCTGATCGATCTGACGCGCTGCGTAGGCTGCCACGGCTGCACCGTGGCCTGCCAGACCAAATGGGATTTGCTGCCTGCAGTACAGTTTACCAGGGTGCATCGTTACGAAGTTGGGACCTTTCCCAAGGTAAAAGGCGGGGTGATAACCACCCAGTGCATGCACTGCGACGATCCCCCTTGTGCCCGAGTTTGTCCTACGGGAGCCACCTATAAACGCGCCGATGGTATAGTGGTAGTCGACGAGCAAAAATGTATAGGCTGCCGTTACTGCCAGCAGGCCTGCCCGTATGACGCCCGCAGCTTTAATCCCGAGGACCAAATAGTGCAAAAATGCTATTTCTGCTACGATTTTATCGAAAAAGGCGAGCAGCCGGCCTGTGTGGCGACCTGTATGGCCGCGGCCAGGATCTTCGGCGATTTAGAGGATAAAGGAAGTGAAATATCCAAAGCCATAGCCTCGAAAAAAGCCGTGCAGATTAAAGGCACTTCCATATACTACGTCCCACCGCGTAATTTGGATCCCTCCTTCTTGCCGGCTAATTTCCAAGAGCCGGGAGCCGTGCGTGTCTGGCAGGACATCGTTCATCCCGGGGGCAAGACCGTAATGGGTTTGGCGGCCGGCGCCGTTATCGCCGGTTTGGTCATCAACAATATCAAAGGAGGCGGCAAGAATGACTGAGGAAAAGGTGGAACGTTTTAATCTATTTGAGCGTTTGGGTCACTGGAGTCATGGCATTACCTTCGTGGTCCTGCTCCTCACCGGGCTGGCCCTGGTCTTCCGCGGCTATGCCGGCCTGCTGGGACCGGGCGGGTTGCGCCTCTTTCGCGGCATCCATCACGCCATGGCCTATCCCTTTACCTTCCTAACGGTAATCATTCTTCTGTTGGGCACGCCGCGGACGTTTTTGCAGTGGCTGCGCGAATGTTTTACATGGGGACGGGATGATTTCCGATTTATCTTCGCCTTTCCCCGGGAGTTTTTCGGCCTTAAAGCGGAACTACCAGAGCAGGGCAAGTTCAACGCCGGCGAAAAACTCAATTCCCTCCTTACCATTTTCGGTTCTATCTTGATGGCCGCCACCGGCTGGATCCTGCTCCTCAGGGACAGTTTTTCACCGGCCGTGGTCTCCTGGGCCCTGCCCCTGCATTCGGCCGGAGCGCTGCTTATGGGCGGCGTTCTCCTGGGCCATGTTTACCTGGCCTTGGGTCACCCCAATTCCCGCGAGTCGATAAACGGTATGCTGTCCGGTAAAGTATCCGCCAAATTTGCCCGCGAGCATCACGGACGCTGGTACCGCGAGTTGAAGGCCGGAGAGAGACAAGAGAAACAGGCAAAAATAGCTTAAAAATAGCTTAAATATGTTGCCCTGGAGCAATTCCAGGGCAATAATATTGTCTGAAGAAGGAAATTCTTAGGCCAGTGGCGAAAATACTAGGGACCTATATAATACGAACCCTTCTTCAGGGGAGAACCAAATGGAAAGCAGCACGCGAAAGGGCGTCAGCGCCGTTATCCCGGCCTACAACGAGGCGGCCACCGTAGGCAAAGTCATCGAAACTTTGAAACAGGTGACCGACATTACCGAGATTATCGTGGTGAGCGACGGCTCCATTGACGCAACGGCGGGGGTGGCCCGCCGCCACGGCGCCCGGGTTATCGAGCTGGCGACCAACGGTGGTAAAGGGGCGGCCATGGCCGTCGGCGCCCGGGCGGCCCGGGAGGACATCCTCCTTTTCCTGGATGCCGACCTGGAAGGCTTGACGGCGGCCCACGTAGAAGCCTTAATCGCGCCTTTGCTGGACGGAAGCGCCGATATGACGGTGGGCATCTTCAGCCGGGGCAGGTCCCTCACCGACCTGGCCCAGGTGGTGGCTCCCCACCTTTCCGGGCAGCGGGCCATACGTAAAGAGCTTTTTCTAACGGTAGGCGCGGAAAAAAGCCGCTTTGAGATCGAAGTGCTTTTGACCGGCGAAGCTCGGGCCAGGGGATGGCGGGTGAAGAAAGTCCCCTTAGTTAACATGACTCACGTAATGAAAGAAGAAAAGCGGGGCCTGTGGCGCGGCCTTGTCGCCCGCTTGGGCATGTACAAGGATATACTCGTCTACCTCCTCCGGTTGACGGGCAGAAAAATTAAGACCCGTCCGGCGCTGCTCATTATTTTGACAATCCTGCTCGGCATGGCCTTGAACTACCACTTCCTGACCGTGCGGGCTACGGCAGCCGAAGCGCGCATGTTGCCTGCCCTGGAGCTCCAGGACAATGCCAAGCGCCTGCTTGTCATATCCCCCCATCCCGACGACGAAACCCTCGGGGCAGGCGGCCTTATAGCCCAGGCTAGGGAGCGGGGCGATGCCGTCAAGGTTGTTTTTATGACCAATGGGGACGGCTTCCGGCGGGGCGTGGAGAAATACAACGGTTTTTTGCCGGCGGGGCCTGCCGATTTTTTGCAGTACGGCTTCCTGCGGCAGAAGGAAGCTTTAAACGCCCTAGCAATCCTGGGCGTTAAAGGCGAAGACGTCATATTTTTAGGTTATCCCGACGGCGGTCTCGCCTCCCTGTGGCTGAACTTCTGGGACGGCGACAGGCCGTATACGTCGCCCTGTACCCGCCAGGCGAGGGTGGCCTATAAACTAGCCTTTGCCCCCGGGGAGCCATACACCGCCGCGTCCCTTTTGGATAACCTGGTGACCATCTTAAAAGAATACCGGCCTACCGCTATATACGTAACCGATACCGGCGACAGCCATTCGGACCATTGGGCGACGGGTGCCTTTACCCTGGCCGCCGTGGGAAGGGTGGAAGGGGAAGATCCTTCTTTTCGGCCGGAAGTGTATACCTTTATCATCCACAGCGGTTCCTGGCAGATGTTCCCCGTAATGGAACGTAAAGATAAACCCTTACTGCCCCCGCGCTATTTCTTTGCCGGGAATATGACCTGGTATAAATTACCCCTGGCGTCCGGGGATTTGGAGCGTAAAAAAAAGGCCATTGCCGCTTATAAATCCCAGGCCCTGGTTATACCGACCTTTATGGCCAACTTCGAACGGCCCAATGAGGTTTTTGCCCGGGTGGAAAATCGAGAGGTTTCCCATGCCCACGGCGGCGTTACCTGGTCCGAAGCGGCCCGGATAGCCACCGACCCCGCCGGGGATCAATTGGTCCGTAAACTCGAACAGGGAGGCGATTTAAAGGCGGTTTACCTTTTGCAGGACGGCAGCACCCTTCGCCTGCGCCTGGACACATGGGGTCGGCCCGGTTTCCCGGTGAGGTACACCATCAGTCTTTATATGATAAATGCCGAAGGCCCCCTGCGGCGTTTTGTGCTGCAGGTACCTGCGGGCGGCAAGAAGGCTATGTGGCTGGTCCGGCCCCAGGAGTACGACCCTGTCGATGTTGCCGTTACCTACCGGGAGAACGGCATTGAGCTCACCCTGCCGGCTTTACTCCCGCCGGGGGAGCATTTCTTGATGCTTGAAGCCGCCACTTCCGTGGGTAAAATTCCCCTCGACCGTATTCCCTGGCGTCTTTTACACGTGAACGGGGGCGCCGCATAGATGGCCGCCCTCCTCTTTGGTCTGGAAGAAGAAGTTTTCATCACCGAGCCGGAGCGGCCGACCCTGCAGTCCCTGTATTACCTGTCCCGGCTCCTCTGGCAGGACCCGGCCGATTATTATACCCACACTGCCTGCAATTTTACCCGGGGCAAGGACCTGCGTTTCGGCCTGATGAGCGGTATAGAGATTTCCACCGGCACCTTTAGAAACATACCCGACCTTTTAGCCGACTTGCGCCGCCGCCGCCGGGAACTGGCGGGCGTTTGTCCGGGTCTCATCGTTCCGGTGGGGCACCTTTTTGACCGGGAGGAGCCCACCAACGTTAGCGGCATGCATGTTCATATAAGCGGTTTTCCCGACCGCGAGCGGGCCTACCGCAACCTCGTCTATTTTTTACCCCTTCTGGCCCTGTTGAGTGTTAATTCGCCCATTGCCGGCAACCGCTTTTACGGTTGTTCTTATCGCTGGGCCGAGGCTTTTGCCATCGGGCCCCTGCGGGAAGACAGGCGCTACCGCTTCCAGGATTTAATCGAATCTAAACGCTTGGGTACCCTGGAAATACGCGTCTTCGACCCGGTATGGGATTTAGACCGCATTCGGATTCTACTGGAATGCATTCAGGCCATATTACTTGTCGACGCTGATTATCCCGGTGATATAGAGGTTTATAACCGTCTGCGCTTAAAAGCGGCCAAGGAGGGATATGTTGAGGAACTGCGCCCGATTTACCGCGAATTAACCCGGCTGCTTCCCCTGCCGGAAGACCTCTTTCGTCATCCTCCGGCCGAAGCCGTCAAGGACCTCTGGCTGCGGCAGGGAACCCTGGCCGTGTATTCTGCCCTGGACAACGGCTACCGTAACGGTCTTTTTGTTCCCCGTCCGGTGAAGCCGTATAAAGTGAGATGGCCGCTCATGATCGCCGGTTTTTGCGGTTATTACCTTCCCAAAATGCCGTATAATTTAAAGAAAGTGTGGTCGGAATGGTAACTTTGGGAAAAATCCTGGTGGTCATCGTTCTTGCCGTTGGGGTGCTTTTCTGGTACCTGCGCCACGTATGGTTTTATCGCGATCCGTTACGCATAGCGCCTGCAGGAGAAGGGCTTATTCTTGCCCCGGCCGACGGCCAAGTGGTCTACGTCAAACCCTTTGCCGACGGCCGGGTGGTCGCGGAAAAACTGGGACGCCCCATTCCCATTACGGAAATAATGAAAGCGCCGGGGTTTGGTGAAGAGGGCTGGATCGTGGGCATTTACATGTCGCCCCTGGACGTTCATTTCAATTATGCCCCCATCGATGCCCGGGTGGAGGGCATGGTCCATACCCCGGCGAAGATAAATTTACCTATGGTAGATCTATGGGAATATATTCGTTTGACCTATCTTCGCCGGGCAGTTGATTTATTTGCCCATCGCTACCGGCTGGTCAATGAAAGGATGACCATTTTTCTCGAGAACAGCGACGTTAAAATTGCCCTAGTGGAGATAGCCGACAAGTTTGTCAACAAGATCCGGTGTTTCATCACTCCCGGCCAGGTCGTTTCCCGGGGGCAGAAGGTGTCCTTTATAGAGCGGGGGTCCCAGGTAGACCTGATAATTTTTACAAGGGACGTGGAGATCACCGTGCGGGTCGGTCAACAGGTTTACGGCGCCCGGACGGTGGTGGCGCGTTATCGGGGAGCGGGCGGGGCGGGGCAGTGAACGCTTTGCATGTTTACATAGCCCTTTTCGGTTTGCTCCTCGTCGAGGGTATGGGCGTTCCGGGGGTCCCCTTTGAGCCCGTCTTCCTGGCCGCCGGTTATCTAATCGACCGCGGCGAAATGAATTTCTGGGCGGCGGTTGCTGTCGGCAGCCTTGGCAATCTCCTGGGCAACCTGCTGGGCTACTGGCTGGGGGCCAGGCCCGGGCGGGGCCTGATGACACGCCTTTTTCGCCGCGGCTGGAAAGAGGAAGGCCTGGCCTTGACGCGGGAGTGGCTGAGCCGTTACGGCGCGGCGGTTATAATTTTAGCTCGCTGGTTCGGGCCCATCAGGACGCCCACTATTTTGACGGCAGGAGTTGTAGGGATGAATCTGGGCCCCTATGCCCTTTATTCGGCCCTGGGCGCCTTCACCTGGACCCTGGCCTGGCAATACGCCAATTGGAAGGGAGCCCATTTCATCTTTAGATGGTGGCACCTTTACCGCCGTTATGCCACCTGGTGGCTGGATGCCCTTCTCATCTTGGTGGCATTGACGGTCACCGTCGCTTCGCTGTATTATTGCTGGCGCCGTTCATGGAAATAAATGGTATAAAATTACTTTGACAAGTATAAGGATATATGTTAAAATTATTTAACAACAGAATACGTAAACGCTGAATCCCTTGATCGAGGGAACGGGGGAACCAATTCTTTGGGGTGAATCCCCGCCTCCGGTTTAAAACCAACCGGGTGCGGGGTAGGGTTAGCTTTCGACCCGAACCCGTCAGCTAACTTCGTAAGCGTGGAAAGTGAAAGAGGTAATGTACCCCTTTAATTTTCGTGCGCCCAAAACCCCGGTTCAACCGGGGTTTTATTTTGTGAAAGGAGGTAAACATTATGAGTATTTACCCCAGCAAAGGGAGGCTGATGAGTAGAGAGACCAAGAGGGAAATTGCTCTTCAGAGGGCGGCCGAGTTGAAGGCCAGGATTGTAGATTACCTGGACGCCAGGGCTTCCATCCCCAGCGGTTTCGAAGCGGCTGATGAAATTGAGGCCAACCGTCGGCGGATAATGGCATATTTCGGCGCTACGGAAGACGACTGGCAGGACTGGCGCTGGCAGTTAAAGAACCGGGTTACCTCGGTGGCCGTCCTGGAGGAATTAATCCCCCTTACTGCAGCAGAGAAAGAAGCTATTTTGCGCGTCGAACGTACCTATCGCTGGGCCGTGTCGCCCTATTACCTGTCCTTAATGGGAAATGATCCCGAATGTCCCATTCGCCGCCAGGCTCTGCCGGGCGCGGCCGAGCTGGAGGATGAGGTAGGAGTTCTCGATCCCATGGACGAAGAGTTGACCTCACCGGCGCCGGCTATAACCCGTCGTTACCCCGACCGGCTGATCATCAACGTCACCAACCAGTGCGCCATGTACTGCCGTCACTGTCAGCGCCGGCGTAACATCGGGGAGGTAGACCGCAGCCGCAGCCGCCGCGAGCTGGAACAGGCTATTGAATACATTCGCCGGAATGAAGAGATACGCGACGTCCTCATCACCGGCGGCGATGCCTTGATGTTGAGCGATGCTACCTTAGACTGGCTGTTAACGGAGCTGGACAACATTCCCCATGTGGAAATAAAGCGTTTAGGCACCCGGGTACCGGTCACCTTGCCCCAGCGTATCACGCCGGAATTATGCCGGATACTGGCCAAGCACCCGCCTATCTACCTCAATACCCAGTTTAACCATCCCCGGGAGGTTACGCCGGCGGCGAAGGCTGCCTGCGACCGCTTGGTGCAGGCCGGGGTGGTCCTTGGGAACCAGGCGGTGCTGTTAAATGGCATCAACAACCATCCCTTTATAATGAAAAAACTCAATCAGGAACTGTTGAAGATCCGAGTACGGCCCTATTATATCTTCCACGCCAAACCGGTCAAAGGCACGACCCATTTTATCACTACCATTGAAGAAGGCGTGGAGATAATGGAGCATTTGCGCGGCTATACTTCCGGTCTGGCCGTACCTACCTATATAATCAATGCCCCCCATGGGCTGGGCAAGACGCCCATTTTACCCCAGTACGTTTTGGCCCGTAATGAAGATCATGTCGTGCTGCGGACGTGGGAAAAACGCACCATCCTCTATCCCAATTTGGGCCGCAGGAATAAGCGAGCAGGAGCATAGTAAAAAAGAGGCGCCGGTACTCGACCCGGCGCTTTGCAATTTTATTGGTGGGGTTCGGTAACGTTGTAGGCCTCTTTTAAAATAACGATGTCGACGCGGCGGTTGCGGGCCATATTGGCTTCCCCGTCGTTGGGGGCTACCGGGCGGTACTCGCCGTAGCCCGTCGCTGAAAGGCGTTCGGGGTTAATGCCGGCGTCGTTTATCAGCACTTTAACGACGCTGATGGCCCGGGCCGTCGACAGCTCCCAGTTGGAAGGATAGAGGTTGGTATGAATGGGCAGATTGTCGGTGTGGCCCTCGATCCGCAGGTAATTGGGCAAGCCGGCCAGGGCCCTGCCAATTTGGCGGAGCAGAGCGCGGGCCTCGGGGGTTAATTCGGCGGAGCCCCGGGGAAAGAGGATGGTATCATACATGCTGACAACCAGGCCCCGTTCCTGGTTGGTCAGGGTAATCTGATCCTGGAGGCCTTCCTGGGTTATGTATCGTTCCAGATTAGCCTTTACCCCGGCTAGTTCCGTTAATTCTTCGTTATTTTCTAGTCCAGTGCCGCTGTCCATGGCCGGCTCCGTACCGGCAACAAGGGACGGCAGGCCGCCTTCGGGAAAAATTCCAGACGCCGGCGCGCCGAGGAAGGCCTGGGCCAGGGAACTGGCCAGGGCGGCCATTTTCTGGGCGTTGAGGCTGCTGATGGAGTACATGACCACAAAAAAAATCATTAAAAGGGTTATGAGATCGGAATAAGTCAAAAGCCAACGTTCTTTATTGTCGTGTTTAACCTTTTCGCCGCCGCGCCTGGCCACCGGTCCCTTCCTCCTTTCCGCCGCTCCTTCCTAGGATTTTTTTCTGTACCTCCGGTGAAAGGAAGGCGAGAAGGGTGCTGCGGATGAGGGTGGGGTTGCGGCCGGCCTGCAGGGCCAGCACCCCTTCCAGGACCATTTCCTGGTAAATCCGCTCTTTACCGGCCTTGTTTTTGAGTTTGGCGGCCAGGGGCAGCCATAAAAGGTTGGCGGAAGAAACGCCGTAGAGGGTGGCGATAAAGGCCATAGCTATGGAAGGCCCCAGTTTATCCGGCGAGCTGATATTACTTAGGACGTGAACTAGACCCATGACGGTGCCGATGATTCCCATGGTGGGCGCATAGCCGCCGGCGGCTTCAAAGATGCTGATGCCGGTGGCGTGGCGTTCTTCGGTGGCGTAAATATACTGTTCTAACACATTGCGAGTCTGTTCGGGATCGGTGCCGTCCACCACCAGCTGCAGGGCGGTACGCAGAAAGGAGTCGTCGATGGTTTCCAGCTCCTTTTCCAGGCGGACAAAGCCTTCCCTGCGGGCTAAAACGGCATAATTGACGATGGTATCGATAGCCTTGGGCAGATCAAAGGGCTTTTCCTTCAGGGCAATTTTTAGCAGACGGGGGACGTTCATAATCTCGTCGCGGCTGAAACCGATCATAGTGGCGCCGATGGTGCCCCCGAAAACGATCATGGCCGCCGTAACGGCCAGAAGGGCGCCGGGCTCGCCGCCTTCAAGGATAAAAGCGGCGATTAAGGAGCCGAAGCCGATAATCAATCCCAGGATGACGTTCAGATCCAAACTGCTATACCACCTTTCTCCATATCCGTCCATAGTTTCCCAGGTTAACTAGCATAATTCGGCAAAAAACGAGAAACTCCTTGTTTATTGACCGTCAAATTTTCCTGTGGTAGGATTAAGATTGGATTAAGTGTAAACCAATATAATTGTCAGGAAGGAAGATAAAGATTGAATGATTTGTTAATCAGGCGCGCCCGGCTTATGGATGAGCCGGGAACCGTCGATGTGGCCATCAAGGACGGCTACATCGTTGCCGCCGGGGGAGGAGTGGCCGGGTCCGCCCGGCAGATGATTGATGCGGCAGGCAGGCTTTTGATACCTGCCTTTGTCGATGCCCACACCCACCTGGATAAGGCCTTGACGGCCTCGCGAGAAGGCGTCGCTTCCCTGGCGGAAGCCATTGAAGACTTCCAGCGGCGCAGCCGGAAGATGGAAAAAAACGATTTTCTTGACCGCGGCCGTCGGGTGTTGAAGATGGCCTTGAGCCACGGCACAACCGCCATGCGCGCCCACATCACGGTAAGCGAAGCCCTGGGCCTCAGAGGGATAGAAGCGGCTTTAGAGCTTAAAAGAGAGTTTGCCGGCAAGGTCGAACTCCAGGTGTTCGCCATGGCCGGGGAGGGGGAGCCGGTACCGGCTTCGCCTTTGCAGGAACTTTTGGAAGAGGCCCTGCGCCTCGGCGCCGACGGTCTGGGGGGCGCTCCCTACCTTTCGGAGGGCATGCGTGAGTGGGTGGATTACATCTTTGCCCTGGCCGGGAAGTATAACGTCCCCATCGATCTCCACGTTGACGAAACCGATGCCCCAACGGTGGCATCCCTGGAATATATAGCGGCCAAAACCGTCCAGACGGGGTACCAGGGGCGGGTGGTGGCTTCCCACTGCTGCGGTCTGGCGGCCGTGGACGACGCCAGGGCCGCTCAAGCCATCGCCGCCGTAAAGGATGCGGGCATCAGCGTCATTACTTTACCTTCCTGCGAGCTCTACCTGATGGGTCGCCAGGACAGGGGTCTGGTACGGCGCGGCGTCACCAGGGTCGGGGAGCTGCAGGCGGCGGGGGTGAACGTCGCCTACGCTTCCGGCAACATTCGCGACGCCTTCCGTCCCTTTGGCAATGCCGATATGCTGGAAGAAGCACTGATCACCGCCCAGGTGTTGCAGATGGGTACGCCCCTTGAATTGAAAAAGGTTCTGGAAATGGGCACCTACAATGCCGCCGCCGCCATTGGTCTTAATGATTACGGGATTAAAGCAGGTGGCCGCGCGGACCTGGTCCTGTTGGATGCAAGCAGTCCGGCGGAAGCCATCATCGGGCAGGTGGAGAAGGTTTGTGTCATCAAGGGCGGCCGGGTGGCCGCGCGTAACGACAAAAAAAGCGATATAATTATTTAATTCGCCGGTTGCCTTAAAAAACGGTACGGATTATACTAGTTGTGAGCCAATTATTAACAATGGAGGAATAAACTTGTTAGTAGATCTTAATCCCATCGCCTTCCAGATAGGTCCCATAGCAGTGCGCTGGTACGGCATCTTCATGGCCCTTTCCTTCCTGGTAGGCTCCTGGTACCTTTACCGGGAGGGGATGCGGCGGGGGCTGGATGAAGATTTTCTCCTCAATTTGGCCATAATTATCATCGTCTGCGGCGTCGTCGGCGCGCGTTTGATGTTCGTCCTGGCTAATTACCCCTCATGGTTTGTAACCGACCGCCTGCAAATACTGAAAATATATGAAGGAGGCCTCTCCTGGCACGGCGGTCTTCTGGGCGGCTTTTTAGGTGGATGGCTTTACGCCCGCTTTAAAAGGGTCGACGCCAACCTGCTGGCGGATCTGGTGGTCCCCGGGCTGTCCTTCGGCTATTTTCTGGTACGCATTGCCAACATCTTTAACCAGGAGGTTTTAGGGCGGCCCACCGATTTTTGGTTCGGACGCTGGCCGGCCCAGGTCATCGGCTCGGCCATAGGCCTGCTTCTTCTAGCCCGCTATTTTTATGTCCAGAGTAAAAATCCTCCGCCCGGCTACCAGTTCTGGTCTTTCATTTTCTATCATCAGATACTGCGAGCCGTGGTTGAAGAAACGGTGCGGGACAATCCTCTGGATGTTTGGGGATATATCGTTCCCCACTGGGGCCTGGGTTTCTTTACCCTCACCCAGATTACCACACCTCCCATACTACTTTTAGCCTACTACTTCATGCGGCGTTCCCGACTGGCGGCGCGGGTGAGGTATCGCCGATAAGGACTTTAAAATTTTAAACAAGATATAACGCAGACTTTATTTGTCTTTAATCTGGGAGGGTTACAATAAAAATTGCCAAGAACAAATTACCAGGGAGGTAATGAATATGCGGCAAAAACTGGTAACCCTCCTCAAAGATTGCCTGTATGTGCTGGAAAAGGTGGTAGACGCCCCGTATGAGCTGCGGCAGATGCAGGAGCAGGTAGAACGAAAGATCGCCGAGATAAGGAAAGAGCAGCAAAGCGGGGGTAAAAAAGTTGCATAAAAAAACATAACGGCGGGGTCCGGCTTCAGAATGGGGACCCCGCCTTTCATTTTACCGGCCCCTCTTGAGCAGCATATCAATGAGGTCGGGAGCATGCTGTCGTCACCGTTGCCCCAGCCCAGGGCGGTATTACTTTTGGCACGGGCCATAAATCCGGCTTTCAACTTCCTGGCCAGGACCAGGAGCAAGGTGGGCGTAACCGGCATGCAGCTTAATTTTTACTTCCCGGCATCTACGGTTTAGTAATTGTTGGGCCTTCTCGCGAAAAGCCTGCGTTTTTTCAAAAAGCTCGCGTGTCGAAGGGTTTTTATCTTCAGGTAGCGAGAAACCCTGACCCTGGTAGGGGACGATGGTTCGATTATAGCGGCCACAGACAGAAATGATGGGGCCAGCCTGGCGGGTAGAGAAGAGGTAGAGCGGGCGTTAAAGGGGGAAACGGTTATCAAGGAAACGACCCCTGATGGGACAACTTTTCTTACTATAGCCGTACCCGTTAACCCTGACGGCGTGAAGATAAAGGGTGTACTTCTGGGCGACTTTGC belongs to Moorella humiferrea and includes:
- a CDS encoding OmpA/MotB family protein, translating into MARRGGEKVKHDNKERWLLTYSDLITLLMIFFVVMYSISSLNAQKMAALASSLAQAFLGAPASGIFPEGGLPSLVAGTEPAMDSGTGLENNEELTELAGVKANLERYITQEGLQDQITLTNQERGLVVSMYDTILFPRGSAELTPEARALLRQIGRALAGLPNYLRIEGHTDNLPIHTNLYPSNWELSTARAISVVKVLINDAGINPERLSATGYGEYRPVAPNDGEANMARNRRVDIVILKEAYNVTEPHQ
- a CDS encoding flagellar motor protein, translated to MDLNVILGLIIGFGSLIAAFILEGGEPGALLAVTAAMIVFGGTIGATMIGFSRDEIMNVPRLLKIALKEKPFDLPKAIDTIVNYAVLARREGFVRLEKELETIDDSFLRTALQLVVDGTDPEQTRNVLEQYIYATEERHATGISIFEAAGGYAPTMGIIGTVMGLVHVLSNISSPDKLGPSIAMAFIATLYGVSSANLLWLPLAAKLKNKAGKERIYQEMVLEGVLALQAGRNPTLIRSTLLAFLSPEVQKKILGRSGGKEEGTGGQARRRKG
- a CDS encoding amidohydrolase family protein gives rise to the protein MNDLLIRRARLMDEPGTVDVAIKDGYIVAAGGGVAGSARQMIDAAGRLLIPAFVDAHTHLDKALTASREGVASLAEAIEDFQRRSRKMEKNDFLDRGRRVLKMALSHGTTAMRAHITVSEALGLRGIEAALELKREFAGKVELQVFAMAGEGEPVPASPLQELLEEALRLGADGLGGAPYLSEGMREWVDYIFALAGKYNVPIDLHVDETDAPTVASLEYIAAKTVQTGYQGRVVASHCCGLAAVDDARAAQAIAAVKDAGISVITLPSCELYLMGRQDRGLVRRGVTRVGELQAAGVNVAYASGNIRDAFRPFGNADMLEEALITAQVLQMGTPLELKKVLEMGTYNAAAAIGLNDYGIKAGGRADLVLLDASSPAEAIIGQVEKVCVIKGGRVAARNDKKSDIII
- a CDS encoding prolipoprotein diacylglyceryl transferase, coding for MLVDLNPIAFQIGPIAVRWYGIFMALSFLVGSWYLYREGMRRGLDEDFLLNLAIIIIVCGVVGARLMFVLANYPSWFVTDRLQILKIYEGGLSWHGGLLGGFLGGWLYARFKRVDANLLADLVVPGLSFGYFLVRIANIFNQEVLGRPTDFWFGRWPAQVIGSAIGLLLLARYFYVQSKNPPPGYQFWSFIFYHQILRAVVEETVRDNPLDVWGYIVPHWGLGFFTLTQITTPPILLLAYYFMRRSRLAARVRYRR
- the eam gene encoding glutamate 2,3-aminomutase; translated protein: MSIYPSKGRLMSRETKREIALQRAAELKARIVDYLDARASIPSGFEAADEIEANRRRIMAYFGATEDDWQDWRWQLKNRVTSVAVLEELIPLTAAEKEAILRVERTYRWAVSPYYLSLMGNDPECPIRRQALPGAAELEDEVGVLDPMDEELTSPAPAITRRYPDRLIINVTNQCAMYCRHCQRRRNIGEVDRSRSRRELEQAIEYIRRNEEIRDVLITGGDALMLSDATLDWLLTELDNIPHVEIKRLGTRVPVTLPQRITPELCRILAKHPPIYLNTQFNHPREVTPAAKAACDRLVQAGVVLGNQAVLLNGINNHPFIMKKLNQELLKIRVRPYYIFHAKPVKGTTHFITTIEEGVEIMEHLRGYTSGLAVPTYIINAPHGLGKTPILPQYVLARNEDHVVLRTWEKRTILYPNLGRRNKRAGA